TAAATACGATTATTTCAAAACATCATCCCGACGTCGCTTATTTTCATAATATTCCAAATTATGCGTTAATTAAAACATGCTCAGAGCGTCTTGCAACAGCAAGGTATATACACGATCACAGGTTCTTTTGCCCCAAAGGGGACAAAATGTTTATCATCGGTGGCAATACATGTGATTTTCCAATGAGCATCAGTTGCTATTTTAATACCTTTTGGCGGGGATGTCTTCACCCGTTTCCAAACATATCTTTGCCTTTGATCAAAAATAAAGTGCGCGCCTTTAAAGCGCTCAAGAATATCCAGTTAGTTGTCGCCAGCCAATATATGAAAAAATGTTTGATTTACAATGATTTCTCACCCTCCGCCATAGAGGTGATCCCTTATTTTTGCAGCTATGACAGAAAAACAGCTGTTGAATTTAACGATTTTGTATTTTTTGCCGGGAGACTGATCAAACAAAAAGGAGTAAGGTATTTAATCAATTCAATTCCACGTTGGCCAGAGCAGCTGAACCTCAAAATAGCCGGTGACGGTCCTCTCGAGAAAAGATTGAAGTCTTTAGCACAAAAGCTCGGGGTTTCCCATAGGATTGAATTTTTAGGAAGTCTACCCAACAGTGATATAAAAAAGTATTATGAAACGTGCTTATTAACCGCTGTACCCTCAATTTGGGATGAACCTTTCGGCATAGTAGGATTGGAGGCAATGTATTGCCAAAAGCCAATTGTGGCTTTCAACGTTGGCGGTATTACGGATTGGCTTATAGATGGACTGAATGGGTTTCTGGTGAAAAGAAAAGATGTACGAAAGTTAGCTGACAAGATAAGTTATTTGTTTTACCATAAGGAAATTGCCGAAAAAATGGGAAAAGCCGGGAGTAAGATTTATCAGGATCAGTATGAAAAAGACCATCATCTTTCTCGATTAATAGAGGTCTTTGAAAAAATCAGCGCATGAACAAAACGAAAACATATCTTATATCGAATTATAAATATCTATCATCTTTTTAGCCGATTCCCGCCAGCTGAATCTTCTAATATTTTTTGATCCCAACTTAATATTATTGGTTCTAGCATTTGTATCTTTTAATATGGCTATGCATTTAGCAGCAATATCTTTGATATCATCAGGATCAAACATCATTTCCGGATAGCGCATCACTTCGGGTAGAGAGGAAGTCTTGGACGTGAGCACCGGGCAGTCGCATCGCATGGCTTCCAGCGGCGGAATGCCGAATCCTTCCATAAAGCTGGGATAGACGAACAAACTGGCATTGCAATAAAAACAGCCCAAATCAGAGTCCGGTACAAAGCCCATCATATGAATAGATGACCGGCAATGAGATTTTTCGATATACTTTAGAGTGGGCTGATAGTCCCAGCCTTTTTTGCCAACGACGATCAGATCTTCTCTGATATTATGGCGATCTTTTAAATTTTCGAAAGCTTTGACCAGATTCAGTAAGTTCTTCCGTGGTTCAATTGTGCTGACGAATAAAACATAATCATTGACAATATTATACTTTTCGCGGAGCAAATCTTTACCGGCCTTTGATTTGGAATCCGAATGTATGTGCCCGGGACCACAATAAAGCACATTCACCTTGTCTGCATCGATGTTAAAGGTGTTTATAATTTCCTGTTTCGAAAATTCCGATATCGTAATAATTGCATCGGCCTTTTTAATCGACATTCTATTGAAATAGCGCGCAAGGAAAATTTTTATATTACGGTTGAACGGATAGGCTTTGTACATGAATAAATCATAAACCGTAATCACACGTTTGGATTTTAATTTGTAGAAAAAGCCGCCAGGGGCAAACCGATGAATGATATCGAATTTTTGCGGATTTCTAAACAAATACCAGCTATCTGAGAACATGATCGGAAAAGTGCGGTAGTATTTATACAAAATTTCATTTTTCGAATAGATTGGATCCGGATTTTTTTCATAATGCAGCAGAGTGTAGGTATTATTCGTATCGATATTGAGAATGTTTTTAACGAGATTATAGGTGTAAGTACCAACACCGGCAGGGCTTCTTTCTATCGGATAGGTGATCAACCCAATGTTCATAAACATCACTCAAGAATCAGTAGTGGCATCAAAAAAGAGGTGTTATCTTCGCTGGAAACATTACGAATGAAAAAGCCACGGATCAGCTTTATACTCTTGTGTACCATTTCAGGTCCTCTTCTACCATTTCCTTGACCAGATCTTCAAAAGATATGTTGGGCTGCCACTTTAAATTCTGATGCGCTTTGGACGCATCCCCCTGCAGAACATGAACTTCAGAGGGTCGATACAGCTCTTGGTCGATGGTCAGGTATTCACGATAATCCAGGTCGACATAACCGAAAGCGGTATCAAGAAATTCCTTGACCGTGCGGGTCTGCCCGGTGGCAATCACATAATCGTTCGGTTGGTCCTGCTGAAGCATCATCCACATGGCCCTTACATAATCCTGGGCATGGCCCCAATCCCGCTTGGCGTCGATGTTTCCTAAACGTATCTCCTTTTCCAGCCCTAGTTTAATCTTTGCCGCCGAAGACGAGATTTTGCGAGTCACAAATTCAGCTCCCCGGCGCGGTGATTCGTGGTTGAACAAAATCCCGGACAAGGCAAACAACTCATATGCCTCGCGGTAATTTCGGGTGAGCTCAAAGCCTGCCATCTTGGAAATACCGTAGGGCGAACGGGGATGAAACGGGGTTTCCTCGTTTTGCGGGGTCGTTTTAACATGTCCAAACATCTCACTGGAAGCCGCAAAGTAGAAACGACATCGGGGCGCTTGTCTTTTAATCGCTGACAGCACATAGTGGGTGCCGTTTAGGTTGGTATCGATGGTCGAAAATTCATCTTCAAACGAATAGGACACATAACTCTGGGCAGCCAGATGATAGCATTCATGGGGTTTGAGATCGGCAATAATATTAAAAATCGAGGCATAGCTTTCCATAGAAGCGCTGTGAACGTGAATTTTATCCAAGATATGCCGAATGCGCCACATCCTGGCCCGCGGGTCTTCCAGCGCCACTCTTCTGATAATTCCATGAACCTCATAACCTTTTTCAAGTAAAAATTCTGCCAGATAACTGCCATCTTGACCAGTAATGCCGGTAATCAGTGCTTTTTTCACTTCGTCCTCACTTTTTCTTTGTAAGTATCAGGTTGCGCAGCAATTCACCCACTGGTAGCAAACACTGCCTCGCGCAGTTTTTCAACCTGGGTGTCTAAATTATAATTAATTTTAACGGCGGCCCTGCCCTTTTGGCTGAATTCACGCTGTTTGTGCTTATCCTGCAACAACGCCACTATCTTTTGCCCCAGGGCAGCTTGGTCGCCGTAATCGACCAGATAACCGCAATTACTGGTTTGTACAATGTGCCTCAGTGAATCCACCCGGGTACAGATGACACTGGTTCCGGCTGCCATCGCTTCCACTGCCGTCAGACCGAATCCTTCAAAAACAGACGGAACCACGATGCATTGTACTTTATTGTACCACATATTGAGTTGATCATCTGGAATAAATCCCAAAAATTGCACATTTTTAGACAAGCCCTGAGCGTTGACAAACTGCTCGAGCTCGACAAGGTCTTTGCCCCTACCACCGAGGTACAATTTCACCGCCGGTATGTGTTCGACAACATGGGGCAACGATCTCAAGAGAAAATCGGCGCCTTTGCGCTTATCGACCCGACCGACAAAAAGAAGACTGTTGGGTATTTTTTCCGTTTCCGCCAGCGGAGAAAAACGCTGCATGTCCACCCCCGGATGAATCACGACCAGCTTTTCCGCTGTGATGCCATATTTTTCAACCAGCATCTGACGGCTGTCGTCTGAAATGCAAATAATTTTATCTGCCAGGCGATAGGTGCGTCGCTCAAATGGCAAAAACACTCTCTTCCAGAATTGCGATACGATATAATGCGATTGTTGCCACCAGGTATGATAGCAGGTCGCAATGATCGGAACACCGACGTTTTTTAACAAGAACAGTCCGCCGGGTCCACATTGGATATGCATCCGGGAAAGATGGTATTGGCAAATCAGCTGGGTGATATTGCGATGCAGCCAAAAAGAAGTGCTTAGATTTCTTAATTTCTGATGCAACGGTGGATGCACCCGAATATGATTGGGGATGTCATTGATGCAGGGTGAAAAAATAACCAGATCGGATTCCGGGATCCGCTGTGTGAACTCATAGACATAGCGCCCAATACCGCCAATATTCGGATAAAAATCATCACTAAACAAGCCCAAAGTCATCGTTATCGCACTCTCATTGTCCCTTGACGGGACTTTAAAGGTCGTCAAGGAGTGGTATAATCCTCAAACATGACATCCGGACAATGCGGAGTTGGCCATTAGGTTAAAGCCTCAGCATAGCGTTGATAGATGCGGGACCAACTAAAGGTCACCTTGACAATCGATTGGATTGCTGCGCTGTTTAGGTTAATATTCTTAATGGCATTCACAAAACCGGCAGTATCTTTTTCTGGAACCAGCAGACCGGTCTTGCCATCCAAGACTGCGTCACGAATCCCCTGCGTATCGGTGGCAATTACCGGTAAACCACAGCTGCCGGCTTCAAGTGCCACGATCCCGAAACCTTCCATGTCACCGGATAGGCTGATATTGGGCATCACAAAAATATCGGATCCATTCAGAATACGATCCCTTTCCCGTCGGGAAAGAGCGCCCAATAAAAAGACACGTTCTTGTAAATGATGCCTGACAATCACGGTTTTGATGCGATCATACTCTGGCCCCTGACCCACTACCAAAAAATAATAGGTGTTATCCAAATGCGGCATGACGTGTGCAACGAACCAAGCCACGCCTTTGCGCTTCACCAGACGACCGACGGTCACTAGAATGGTTTTGTCCAAAACCGCTGCCCCAATGCGCTCGGCAATCTCTGCTTTAAGATCATTTTTGGAATGGGATAGCTTGATTTCTTCCGGGTGAATGCCATTGGGAATAACAATGCACTTGTCTAAAGGTATTTTCCTTTTGATGCATTCTGCACGGGTGGCACTGCTAACGCATATTATTCGATCTAATCGGGCCACACACCACGGGATCACCCATTGAAACAATGGATTGCGATAGGTAATGTCGAGTCCATGAATACTGATGGATACTGGCTTACGGGTTATACACTTCAGCAAAACCCCGATTGGCGCTAAAACTCCGTCACATAGGTGGATATGGTAGATGCTATACCGCCAGACGATATAAAGCGCCCGCAACAAACTATAGGGCAAGAACCAGACCAGATGGATATTGGATTGGGTCAGAGCGATTTTGTTAACCGAATGATACTTTTTAAATTCATTGATCAGATGGTAGCTATAGATTTCCAGACCGCCGATTTTAGGTGGATAATTTCGGGTTATAAACAGAAATCGTTCTTTCATAAGTTTCTAAAACGGTTGTTGCCCTTATGGTAGTTTTGATGCCGGATAGTTCAACTGGGTATGCTTGCGTTTGATGCCGACAACATAAGCGCATGTCAACGTAACCGTGATGTTGCCTCTATCGATCTGATTTTCGCCGCTTCATAGGAATTTTGCGTTCACGTCTTTCAAATCTGAGCTGACAAATTTGCTCGGATATCAAACTCATCATAAAAATGATGATGGCTGAAACATATAAAAGGGCGCTCATATTAGTAAATCGTCCTTCGGTGATAAATGAATACAGATACCGCAGACTGCCCAGCATAAACATGATAATACTCACAGGCAGAAACACCCGCATGGGTGAGTAAAGGGTGCAGATCCGAATAATCATCATAAAAAAGCGGATACCGTCCTGAACCAATCGAATATTGCTGTTGCCCTTGCGCCGGGGCCGGGCAGTGATAGGGATATATTTCACGCTTCTGCCGGTTCTTAATACACCTAAGGTAATGGTGGTTGGGTAAGAGTAGGTATTGGGGAGCAAATAGACAAAGCTGCGCGCTACATCGGCTTTAACAGCCCGAAATCCGGATGTCAGATCCTGAATCTGGAACTTTGATACATATGAACCGAGCCAGTTGTAAATTTTATTGCCGATGCTGCGCCCTATGGAAGCTTGACTTCCTTTGGCACGGGCGCCGACCACCATATCGAATTCGGGCATATGCGCCAGCATCCGACCCATATCTTCGGGGTCATGCTGTCCATCTGCATCCATAAAAACAAGAATCTCACCGGTGGCGGCGCGGATACCGCTTTTAATGGCAGCGCCGTTGCCGATGTTGTAGGGATGACTATATACCCGTGCGCCGGCATCAGCCGCAACTTCAGCGGTGTTATCATCAGACCCGTCATCAATCACCACAACTTCAAACTCAGGATATCGCTGCAAAATGCGATGAATCAGGTCTGCAATCGTTTGTGATTCATTAAAGGCCGGAATTACAACTGAAACTTTAGTATCTGTCATTTTATGTTTGATGGTTTGAGTTGGTATGGCATTGATCGTCATTCAGAAAAAGGTTGATTCAGCACATGGTAGTTTGCGGATGTCCTTAATTATATTATAAATTCAATGTATTTACAAGGGTCTGGCAGAAGATTTACAGCGCCCCCTGATGCCTGGCAGATGGTCTCCGATTGGTATTCCAGATAGCAGCATCACCAAACCCGGAATAAAAAAACATCTGCTTTAGGCCGCACATTGGGCAAAGGCGGCACTATCCGGCATACGCCCCATTTTGGGGGAGATGTTCAGTGCAGATCTGTGATTTCCAAAACGTGATAAACATCTGCTGAAAAAAGCTTACGGGTTCTGGTCGCAAGAAAAGTGTTAAACATTTGTCGCTGGTCAGCGGTCAAATAATTAAAAGTGAACATTTTAAATAAATCTGCGCGGATCAATAGGTGTGAAAAATCGTGCGATTGCAGGGTGTCTGCCAGCGCATTTGCGGAAGTGGCGGTCGCAATGGCTCTTTTAAAGAAATTGTCGTCACAAACCATCTCTCGGTCGCTGTAATAAATGCGATTTCCCAGATAGAGCGCCAACAGCTTGGTTGTTGGCGGAAGTTGCTGGTTGATAAATTGGATGGCCGGGTACTCTTCGCGATACCGGGTAATATAATCGTCTCGTCCAATTTGCCCGGTTAAATAAGGGATCGCTTTGACATACCCAAACTGTTTGATCAGATATTGCCCATTTAGTGACAACAAACCCACTACGGCTACCGCCAGCAAGACAACTCCCATCCGATACCTGCCAACTGGACATTTTTTTTGGATCGTGCAGATGGTCTGATACAGGCCGATCACAGACAATATAACAAGGGGGGGAATAATGGGCGCAATGTAGCGTATTCGCATATCAATTTGCAAAAATGTGTACAAAAGGAACAAAACGGAAAAACCGATTAAAACAAAATTTTCTCTTTTTTGTCGATATGCAAGCCCTTTAAATCCGACAAAAGCCAAAAAGGGGAATAGAAACAAATACGGATTCAAACGGCCGTCGAAAAATTTCGGATTATCATCCTGGCCCTGAAAAAAAATTCTGACCGGGGTTGTTACCATTTCTAAAAATGTTTCGTTGAGCGCTCTTTTACGCAATGCAAAGTGTCCGA
This window of the Desulfobacterales bacterium genome carries:
- a CDS encoding glycosyltransferase family 4 protein, which encodes MKERFLFITRNYPPKIGGLEIYSYHLINEFKKYHSVNKIALTQSNIHLVWFLPYSLLRALYIVWRYSIYHIHLCDGVLAPIGVLLKCITRKPVSISIHGLDITYRNPLFQWVIPWCVARLDRIICVSSATRAECIKRKIPLDKCIVIPNGIHPEEIKLSHSKNDLKAEIAERIGAAVLDKTILVTVGRLVKRKGVAWFVAHVMPHLDNTYYFLVVGQGPEYDRIKTVIVRHHLQERVFLLGALSRRERDRILNGSDIFVMPNISLSGDMEGFGIVALEAGSCGLPVIATDTQGIRDAVLDGKTGLLVPEKDTAGFVNAIKNINLNSAAIQSIVKVTFSWSRIYQRYAEALT
- a CDS encoding glycosyltransferase family 4 protein — protein: MTLGLFSDDFYPNIGGIGRYVYEFTQRIPESDLVIFSPCINDIPNHIRVHPPLHQKLRNLSTSFWLHRNITQLICQYHLSRMHIQCGPGGLFLLKNVGVPIIATCYHTWWQQSHYIVSQFWKRVFLPFERRTYRLADKIICISDDSRQMLVEKYGITAEKLVVIHPGVDMQRFSPLAETEKIPNSLLFVGRVDKRKGADFLLRSLPHVVEHIPAVKLYLGGRGKDLVELEQFVNAQGLSKNVQFLGFIPDDQLNMWYNKVQCIVVPSVFEGFGLTAVEAMAAGTSVICTRVDSLRHIVQTSNCGYLVDYGDQAALGQKIVALLQDKHKQREFSQKGRAAVKINYNLDTQVEKLREAVFATSG
- a CDS encoding glycosyltransferase family 4 protein; its protein translation is MRILQICDYYEPHGGTEHYVLNISNALENLGHRLIIAYGIQSNKTLKHENRHEYFLPALMNPEGLIDENSDRALNTIISKHHPDVAYFHNIPNYALIKTCSERLATARYIHDHRFFCPKGDKMFIIGGNTCDFPMSISCYFNTFWRGCLHPFPNISLPLIKNKVRAFKALKNIQLVVASQYMKKCLIYNDFSPSAIEVIPYFCSYDRKTAVEFNDFVFFAGRLIKQKGVRYLINSIPRWPEQLNLKIAGDGPLEKRLKSLAQKLGVSHRIEFLGSLPNSDIKKYYETCLLTAVPSIWDEPFGIVGLEAMYCQKPIVAFNVGGITDWLIDGLNGFLVKRKDVRKLADKISYLFYHKEIAEKMGKAGSKIYQDQYEKDHHLSRLIEVFEKISA
- a CDS encoding glycosyltransferase family 1 protein → MNIGLITYPIERSPAGVGTYTYNLVKNILNIDTNNTYTLLHYEKNPDPIYSKNEILYKYYRTFPIMFSDSWYLFRNPQKFDIIHRFAPGGFFYKLKSKRVITVYDLFMYKAYPFNRNIKIFLARYFNRMSIKKADAIITISEFSKQEIINTFNIDADKVNVLYCGPGHIHSDSKSKAGKDLLREKYNIVNDYVLFVSTIEPRKNLLNLVKAFENLKDRHNIREDLIVVGKKGWDYQPTLKYIEKSHCRSSIHMMGFVPDSDLGCFYCNASLFVYPSFMEGFGIPPLEAMRCDCPVLTSKTSSLPEVMRYPEMMFDPDDIKDIAAKCIAILKDTNARTNNIKLGSKNIRRFSWRESAKKMIDIYNSI
- a CDS encoding glycosyltransferase family 2 protein → MTDTKVSVVIPAFNESQTIADLIHRILQRYPEFEVVVIDDGSDDNTAEVAADAGARVYSHPYNIGNGAAIKSGIRAATGEILVFMDADGQHDPEDMGRMLAHMPEFDMVVGARAKGSQASIGRSIGNKIYNWLGSYVSKFQIQDLTSGFRAVKADVARSFVYLLPNTYSYPTTITLGVLRTGRSVKYIPITARPRRKGNSNIRLVQDGIRFFMMIIRICTLYSPMRVFLPVSIIMFMLGSLRYLYSFITEGRFTNMSALLYVSAIIIFMMSLISEQICQLRFERRERKIPMKRRKSDR
- a CDS encoding GDP-mannose 4,6-dehydratase, translating into MKKALITGITGQDGSYLAEFLLEKGYEVHGIIRRVALEDPRARMWRIRHILDKIHVHSASMESYASIFNIIADLKPHECYHLAAQSYVSYSFEDEFSTIDTNLNGTHYVLSAIKRQAPRCRFYFAASSEMFGHVKTTPQNEETPFHPRSPYGISKMAGFELTRNYREAYELFALSGILFNHESPRRGAEFVTRKISSSAAKIKLGLEKEIRLGNIDAKRDWGHAQDYVRAMWMMLQQDQPNDYVIATGQTRTVKEFLDTAFGYVDLDYREYLTIDQELYRPSEVHVLQGDASKAHQNLKWQPNISFEDLVKEMVEEDLKWYTRV